A window of Kribbella voronezhensis genomic DNA:
GTAGCCGTCCGCGTCCAGGTAGCCCAGGTCGCCCGTGCGGACCCAGCCGTCGACGATCGCGCGCTCCGTGAGGTCCGGACGCCCCCAGTAGCCGACGAAGCGCAGCTTGCTGGTCGCGTAGATCTCCCCGGTCTCGCCCGGCTTCAGGACGTGCCCGTCGGCGTCGCGGATCTCCACCCGGACGTCCCCGTACGGCGCTCCCGAGGACCGCAGCCGCTCGGGGTGCTCCGGGTCTTCGGTGAGCCCTGGCTGGGCAGTGACCACGATGACTTCGCTCAGCCCGTAGACGATCCGCAGTACCGGTCCGAACCGCTCGATGGCCTGCCGTAGCCGCGACGGCGCCGCAGGGCCGGCGCCGACGTTGAGCATGAACAGGCTGCTCACGTCGGTCGTCGGCAGGTCCGGGTGGTCCAGTAGTTGGTAGAGCAGGGGCGGTGACACGTACGTCGAGTTGATCCGCTCGCGCTCGATCGTCGCCAGCGCGCGGCCCGCGTCCCACTGGTCCTCGAGGAACAGCACGCCGCCCATGAACAGGTTGAAGAAGCTGGTGATCTGGCCGCTCGCGAACGCCATCGGCGAGTGCGACAGGTGCCGCAGTACCGGCAGGCCGGCGGCCAGGTAGTCGGCGGCCAGGGTCAGGATCTGCTCGTAGAACGCCTGCCGGTGGTGCACCAGCTTCGGCTCGCCGGTGGTGCCGCTCGTCTGCAGGCAGGTGGCCGGCTCGTAGTCGCCAGACTCCGGCTGGAACGGCTCGGCAGCTCTCGCCGCGAGCAGGTCCGGCCCGAGCCCGCCGGGCCCGAGGCAGTGAACCGGTACGCCGAGTTGGACGGCCAGCCGCTCGCCGAGCACCGCCTTGGTGGTGGCGTCGTAGACGAAGACATCCGCCTCGGACAGCCGGGCGAACGCCTCGATCTCGCGCCGGCCGGCGATCGGCGCGATCCACATCGTCCGCGCGCCGACCAGGTGCAGCGCGAGTTGCAGGGCCGGGAGCTCGATCGTGTTGCCCGCGAGCACCAGCACACCGGTCCCGGCTCCGACTCCGCGCTTCTGGAGGACAGCGGCCAGATCGAGCACCTGCTGCCGCAACTCGGCGAAGCTGAGCCTTCGGCCACCGGCAACGATCGCGTCGGCATCGCCGTACTGCGCGAACAGCCGCAACGCGGCCACGACATAGGAACCGGACTTTTCCAGGCTTTTGTCCAGCACGATATCGACCGACATCACACCCCACCCTCCTCGATCCGGCCCGAGCGTACGTCGAGAATTCCGCGGCCACCAGTTCTCGGTGAATTCAAGCGAGTAATTCAAAGCTCCCGTTGACGTGTCAGGGATCCGGAACTAGGTTTCCGTCACCGCCATACGCGCAGGGCAATTCTCGCCCGTCGCGCGCCAACCCATTGGGGGGTTGTTCCATGCGCATTCCCAGTAGTCTCCGTACGGCCGCGGTGGCCGCGGCCGTCTCACTCGCGGGCTCCAGCCTGGTGTTCACCGGATCGGGGGCGTCGGACTCCTCCGACGGTCACCGCTCCGAGTGGGTCGGGAGTTGGGCGGCCGGTGTCTCGCACGGCGAGGCGACCGGCTTCACCGCCACCGGCCTCAACAACCAGAGCGCCCGCTACGTGGTCCGGCCGTCCGTGGGGGGCGACAAGGTCCGGATCCGGTTCTCCAACATCTACGGCGACCGGCCGATCCAGATCGGTGCCGCCACCGTGGCCAAGGCGGACACCAGTACGCCGGTCGCCTCCGACATCGACACCGCGTCGCTGCGGACGCTGACCTTCAACGGCTCGCCGACCGCGGTGATGAACAAGGGCGCCGAACTGCTCAGCGACCCGGTCAACCTGCGGGTGCCCGACCTGAGCACGCTGGTGATCAGCGTCTTCTACCCGACCGCGACCGGCCCGACGACCTGGCACGCCTCGTCGACGCAGCAGAACTTCTTCGGTCCCGGCGACCTGACCAGCGCGGCCGACGGTACGCCGTACATCACGACGCGGGCCTGCTGCTGGACGTTCCTGTCCGGCGTCGACGTGCAGACCGACCACTCCGACGGCGCCATCGTCGTGCTGGGTGACTCGATCGCGGACGGCCTGCTCAGCACGCTGAACGGCAACAACCGCTGGCCCGACCAGCTCGCCGAACGGCTGGCGGCCGACCACCGCCACGACACCCCGGGCGTGCTGAACGTCGGCATGGCCGGCAACCGGCTGCTGCACGACAGCCCGGACCCGATCCTCGGCGCCCCGAACGGCATCGAGCAGCTCGGCGTCAACGCCCTGGCCAGGCTGAACGAGGACGTCTTCGCCCAGACCCAGCCCAAGGTCGTCATCACCCACCTCGGCGTCAACGACATCTGGATGGACGACGCTCCGGCCGACCAGATCATCGCGGCGCTCAAGCAGATCAACAGCCAGTTGCACGAGCGCGGCATCCGCAGCCTCGGCGCCACCATCACGCCGTACGGCGGTTTCACCACCCCCGGTGGCTGGACCCCGGAGCGCGAGCAGACCCGGCAGACGGTCAACGCCTGGATCCGCAGCACGCACGAAACGGACGGGTTCATCGACTTCGACAAGGCCGTTCGCGACCCTGCCGACCCGACCAGGACCCTGGCCGCGTACGACGGTGGTGACCACATCCACATGAGCGATGCCGGCTACCAGGCGATGGCCGACGCGATCCCGTTGCAGCTGGTGCGGTGAGGGATGACCACCGCCGCACAGGTGCTCAAGGGGCTGTTCAGCGCAGCCGGTCTGGACGACCCGTACCAGTACTACGCCGAACTGCACCAGCTCGGACCCGTCTGCCTGCTCGACGACGGCGGCCCCTATGCGGCGGTGGTCACCGGTTACGAAGCCGCCGACCAACTGCTTCGTGATCAGCGCTTCCGCGTCACCGACGACGCGTTCACCGACGAACGCAGTGGGTCGGGATGGCGTGAGCATCCGCTGCTGGCGGTGCTCAACAACTCGATGATGTACAGCAACGACAGCCGCCATACGCAGGCCCGGCGGTTGTTCCACCAGGTGTTCACCCCGCGCCGGGTGGTCGACCTCGAGCCGGCCGTCAGCCAGTTGGTCGACGGCCTGCTGGACGCGATGGCGGAGCGGCTCGCCACCGACGGGAAGGCGGACTTCATGACGGAGTTCGCCTACCTGTTGCCGAGCAGCGTGGTGGCTGCGCTGCTCGGCATCCCGCAGAGCGACCTGGCCTTCTTCCGGCCGCGGGTCGAGCGGATCAACGATTTTCTCGACGTCACCGGCAAGACCGACGAGGTGCTGGCCGCCGCCGACCAGGCGACGGTCGAGCTGTCGGAGTACTACCGGTCCCTGTTGGCTGAAAGGCGAGCCGCTCCGGAGGGCGACCTGATCAGTCAGCTGGTCGCGGCGATCGACGCCGGCGAGCACCAGGTGTCCGACGACGATCTGATCAGCAACCTGCTGGTCTTGTTCAACGCCAGCTTCGTCACCACCATCCACCTGATCGGCAACGGGATGCGGCTGCTGCTCGACCGGCCGGAGGTGCGGAAGGCCGAGGTCCCGGCGTTCGTCGAGGAAGTCCTGCGGTACGAGGCGCCGGTGCAGTTCGTCGCGCGGTTCTCGAACGAGGAGACGACCTTGGCCGGCACGGTGATCCCCGCCAAGCAGTTGGTGCTGGTCATGCTCGGCGCGGCGAACCGGGATCCCTCCCGCTACAAGGATCCGGACATCTTCGACCCGGCGCGGACCGACGTGAAGCCGCTCAGCTTCGGTGCGGGACCGCACTACTGCCTGGGTGCCGCGCTCGCGCGCGCCGAGGGGCGAATCGCCTTCCCGCGTCTGCTGGAACGGTTCCCGTCCTTGCGACCGGCCGGACCACCGGTTCGCAATCCACAACAGTTCCTCCGTGGCTACAAGTCGATGCCGGTGGCGCCATGACGATCATTGGGACAGCCGATGAGATCCTTGCCGAGTTGCAGACCGACGCCGGTCGTCGGGCGCCGTACCCCTTGTACGAAAGGCTGCATGCGCTCGGGCCCGTCAACCTGACACCCGCCAGCCCGGCGTACGCGGCAGTGGCCAACGGGTATGCGGCCGTGGACCAGATCCTGCGCGATCCCCGGTTCGTCAAAGGTGGTCCACCACCCGCACCGGACGCGGATCCGATCACGACGGCGCTGAGCAACTCGATGATGTTCCGGACCGAGCCGGACCACGGCCGGATGCGGCGTGCCTTCCATGCGGCGTTCACGCCAAGACGGGTGGCGGCGCTGGAACCCGAGATCACAGCGCTCACCGATGACCTGCTGGATCGCCTTGCAGGCCTGGGTTCTGACGGTCCGGTCGACTTCATCGCCGAGTTCGGCTACCTGTTGCCGGCCGGCGTGATGAGTGCGCTGCTCGGCATCCCGGCGCCCGATCTGGACTGGTTCCGGACCCGGGTGCAGCGGGTCGAGGACTACCTCGACTTCGGCGGCCGTACTCCGGAGAAGGTTGCCGCTGCCAACAATGCCGCCACCGAGATGTCGGAGTACTACGCGTCGCTGATCGCCGCCCGCCGCTCGAAACCCGGCGACGACCTGATCAGCGCGCTGGTGCAGGTGATCGACGCCGGTGACGGCGACCTCACCGACGAGGAGCTGATCGGGAACCTGCTGGTGCTCTTCAACGCCAGCTTCGTCACCACCATCAACCTGCTCGGCAACGCGATCCCGCCGCTGCTCGAACGGCCTGAGCTGGTGAAGGCGCTCGCGAGCGATCCCGCGGTGGCGGAAGCTTGCGTGGAGGAGGTACTGCGCTGGGACGGTACCGCGCAGCTGGTCGTGCGGACAGCGTCGGAAGACCTCGAGGTAGCAGGGGTCACCATTCCTGAGGGCGGTCTGGTGCTCGTCATCCTCGGCGCCGCCAACCGTGATCCCGCACGATTCCCGAATCCCGAGGTGTTCGACGTCGAGCGACCGGACAAACGGCACATCACCTTCGGCGCCGGGCCGTACTTCTGCATCGGCGCGGTCCTCGCCCGGGCGGAAGGTCGGCTGGCGCTGCCGCGGCTGTTCCAGCGGTTCCCCGACCTGGCGCTCGCGAGCCCACCGGTGCAGAGTGCCGGACTCGCCCTCCGCGGCTTCGCCACCATGCCCGTTGTCCTGGGCAACTGAGACTTCTGGAGAACTCTGATGCCGTTGGATCCGCAGGTCGAGGCGATGCGTTCGCAGCGTGAGACCGAGAAAGTTCCGCAGCTCTACACCCAGACGCTGGCCGAGGCGCGGGCGGCAGACCTGGCCTCGATCCAGGCGGCCGGTGGCTCACTGGAGCAGGTCCACCACGTCGAGGACTTGGTGATGGAGGAGTCCGGCCTGCCGTTGCGGATCTACCGGCCCGAAGGGACCGACCCGCTGCCGACGCTGGTGTACTTCTTCGGCGGCGGCTGGACGCTGGGCAGCATCGACACCGCCGACGGCATCTGCCGGCAACTCGCCAACGCCGTACCGTGCCAGGTGATCACCGTCGGCTACCGGCTGGCGCCGGAGAACCCGTTCCCGACGGCTGTCAACGACTGCCACCAGGCGGTCCAGTGGATCGCCGCCCACGCTGCTGAACTCCAAGTCGATCCTGCCCGCATTGCTGTCGGTGGAGACAGTGCCGGCGGCAACCTTGCCGCCGCAACCACCTTACTGGCAAGGGATTCCGGCCCAGCACTAGCCGCTCAGCTGCTGGTCTACCCGAATACCCTGTACGGCTCCGACACCGCCTCGATGCGCGCCGGTGACGACCCGTTCCTCTTCAACCGGACGTCCGTCGACTGGTACTGGGGCCACTACCTCAAGGACCCGGCGGACGGCCGTAACCCCCTCGCCTCCCCGCTACTGGCCGAGTCGCACGCGGATCTCCCGCCTGCCCTGGTGATCACCGCGGAGTACGACCCGCTCCGGGACGAAGGCGAGTTCTACGCCGAGAAGCTGTACGCCGCGGGTGTGCCGACCCAGCTCAGCCGGTACGACGGGATGGTGCACGGGTTCTTCGCGATGTCCGGCGTCCTCGACGGTGGCCGGAAGGCGATCGCGGAGGCCGCCGAGTTCCTGCAGCGGACCTTCGCCGATGGCTAGTTCACTGGATGACTACGAGCAGCTGGCGTCGCTGCTGCTACCGGCCGGCGTCCGCGATTTCGTTGCCGGAGGCAGCGGTTCCGAGACGACACTCCGCCGGAACCGGTCGGCGCTCGACGCGGTGACGGTGACTCCGCGGGTCCTGACTGGAGTCTCCTCGCCCGACCCGTCGACGCGGCTCCTCGGTACGCCGGCCGCGATGCCGGTCGCCGTCGCTCCGATGGCGTACCAGCAATTGGTGCATCCGGACGGCGAGCTCGCCCTCGCCCGAGCGGCCGCGCACG
This region includes:
- a CDS encoding cytochrome P450, with the protein product MTTAAQVLKGLFSAAGLDDPYQYYAELHQLGPVCLLDDGGPYAAVVTGYEAADQLLRDQRFRVTDDAFTDERSGSGWREHPLLAVLNNSMMYSNDSRHTQARRLFHQVFTPRRVVDLEPAVSQLVDGLLDAMAERLATDGKADFMTEFAYLLPSSVVAALLGIPQSDLAFFRPRVERINDFLDVTGKTDEVLAAADQATVELSEYYRSLLAERRAAPEGDLISQLVAAIDAGEHQVSDDDLISNLLVLFNASFVTTIHLIGNGMRLLLDRPEVRKAEVPAFVEEVLRYEAPVQFVARFSNEETTLAGTVIPAKQLVLVMLGAANRDPSRYKDPDIFDPARTDVKPLSFGAGPHYCLGAALARAEGRIAFPRLLERFPSLRPAGPPVRNPQQFLRGYKSMPVAP
- a CDS encoding SGNH/GDSL hydrolase family protein; translation: MRIPSSLRTAAVAAAVSLAGSSLVFTGSGASDSSDGHRSEWVGSWAAGVSHGEATGFTATGLNNQSARYVVRPSVGGDKVRIRFSNIYGDRPIQIGAATVAKADTSTPVASDIDTASLRTLTFNGSPTAVMNKGAELLSDPVNLRVPDLSTLVISVFYPTATGPTTWHASSTQQNFFGPGDLTSAADGTPYITTRACCWTFLSGVDVQTDHSDGAIVVLGDSIADGLLSTLNGNNRWPDQLAERLAADHRHDTPGVLNVGMAGNRLLHDSPDPILGAPNGIEQLGVNALARLNEDVFAQTQPKVVITHLGVNDIWMDDAPADQIIAALKQINSQLHERGIRSLGATITPYGGFTTPGGWTPEREQTRQTVNAWIRSTHETDGFIDFDKAVRDPADPTRTLAAYDGGDHIHMSDAGYQAMADAIPLQLVR
- a CDS encoding cytochrome P450, with protein sequence MTIIGTADEILAELQTDAGRRAPYPLYERLHALGPVNLTPASPAYAAVANGYAAVDQILRDPRFVKGGPPPAPDADPITTALSNSMMFRTEPDHGRMRRAFHAAFTPRRVAALEPEITALTDDLLDRLAGLGSDGPVDFIAEFGYLLPAGVMSALLGIPAPDLDWFRTRVQRVEDYLDFGGRTPEKVAAANNAATEMSEYYASLIAARRSKPGDDLISALVQVIDAGDGDLTDEELIGNLLVLFNASFVTTINLLGNAIPPLLERPELVKALASDPAVAEACVEEVLRWDGTAQLVVRTASEDLEVAGVTIPEGGLVLVILGAANRDPARFPNPEVFDVERPDKRHITFGAGPYFCIGAVLARAEGRLALPRLFQRFPDLALASPPVQSAGLALRGFATMPVVLGN
- a CDS encoding alpha/beta hydrolase; translation: MPLDPQVEAMRSQRETEKVPQLYTQTLAEARAADLASIQAAGGSLEQVHHVEDLVMEESGLPLRIYRPEGTDPLPTLVYFFGGGWTLGSIDTADGICRQLANAVPCQVITVGYRLAPENPFPTAVNDCHQAVQWIAAHAAELQVDPARIAVGGDSAGGNLAAATTLLARDSGPALAAQLLVYPNTLYGSDTASMRAGDDPFLFNRTSVDWYWGHYLKDPADGRNPLASPLLAESHADLPPALVITAEYDPLRDEGEFYAEKLYAAGVPTQLSRYDGMVHGFFAMSGVLDGGRKAIAEAAEFLQRTFADG
- a CDS encoding class I adenylate-forming enzyme family protein, which codes for MSVDIVLDKSLEKSGSYVVAALRLFAQYGDADAIVAGGRRLSFAELRQQVLDLAAVLQKRGVGAGTGVLVLAGNTIELPALQLALHLVGARTMWIAPIAGRREIEAFARLSEADVFVYDATTKAVLGERLAVQLGVPVHCLGPGGLGPDLLAARAAEPFQPESGDYEPATCLQTSGTTGEPKLVHHRQAFYEQILTLAADYLAAGLPVLRHLSHSPMAFASGQITSFFNLFMGGVLFLEDQWDAGRALATIERERINSTYVSPPLLYQLLDHPDLPTTDVSSLFMLNVGAGPAAPSRLRQAIERFGPVLRIVYGLSEVIVVTAQPGLTEDPEHPERLRSSGAPYGDVRVEIRDADGHVLKPGETGEIYATSKLRFVGYWGRPDLTERAIVDGWVRTGDLGYLDADGYLYVVDRVQDTIVTGASNWNVYCRPIEDLLQSVPGVQAAAVIGVPDEAFGEVPHAYVVRYPGAVVTDQELRKLVRDEFNEMWAPRTVEFLDELPLTSAHKVDKVALRASYASQS